From a region of the Salvelinus namaycush isolate Seneca chromosome 40, SaNama_1.0, whole genome shotgun sequence genome:
- the LOC120033459 gene encoding prolactin receptor-like produces MGAVAVTTRPHIYYCRSPNMEVFTCWWHPLDNNSESDDNITYSLTYSLERECPDYVTGGPNSCHFDSGHTSIWTIYCMNVMARTSHGVFSSKDHCLDVADIVETEAPVNLTYSLLNETEEEAGRTAMVSWVYPNPSHIQYGWITLVFELQYRSIAEPNNWKVKGLLREPWLELLDLPVGEYIVRVRCRSRNNGLWSKWSTPVLLCVPAKSTPDKLLALLLVTGVGVMLLLVIGFGIILQGKRIKSFLLPPIPKPRIRGINPLLLKKGGFDEINRHFISFHGYKPPSYSEEEVWDPVSMDSNQSLQAPPGVLAVWKEDYDMAIHNQLLVQTTSIHVPYTPVPASYTPVPAPYCQAPVEAFPTAWEWPTANPDQPELLAFPGTDYSMMVDPTPVPPPDQQAPPLSSTQDFYTCVNVLGDNGQVHLVPCLPNHLKHSPYVQQEEELEEGGLEKSSQLDDYLAKKMEAVANGSAPGETVVETESVEQSEMAVPLLPGKPDTQGNRV; encoded by the exons ATGG GTGCTGTTGCCGTGACGACCCGGCCCCACATCTACTACTGCCGCTCGCCCAACATGGAGGTCTTCACCTGCTGGTGGCATCCACTTGACAACAACTCCGAGAGTGACGACAACATCACCTACAGCCTCACCTACTCCTTAGA GCGTGAGTGTCCAGACTATGTAACGGGCGGCCCCAACAGTTGTCACTTTGACAGCGGCCACACGTCCATCTGGACCATATACTGCATGAACGTGATGGCCAGGACCTCCCACGGAGTGTTCAGCTCCAAGGACCACTGTCTGGACGTGGCTGATATAG tggAGACAGAGGCTCCGGTTAACTTGACCTACTCCCTGTTGAATGAGACGGAGGAGGAAGCGGGCCGCACCGCCATGGTGTCCTGGGTTTACCCCAATCCCTCCCACATCCAGTACGGTTGGATCACCCTGGTCTTCGAGCTGCAGTACCGAAGCATCGCCGAGCCCAACAACTggaag gtgaaGGGCTTGCTGAGAGAGCCTTGGCTGGAGCTGCTGGATCTGCCGGTAGGAGAGTACATTGTCAGGGTGAGATGCCGTTCCCGCAACAATGGTCTCTGGAGCAAGTGGAGCACCCCTGTCCTACTCTGTGTCCCAGCCAAATCTACCCCCG ATAAGCTGCTGGCTCTGCTTTTGGTGACCGGTGTTGGGGTCATGTTGTTGCTAGTCATCGGCTTTGGAATTATCCTACAGGGCAAAAG GATAAAATCATTCCTTCTGCCTCCAATTCCCAAACCACGCATCAGAGGCATCAATCCCCTGCTTCTGaag aAAGGGGGCTTTGACGAGATCAACCGTCATTTCATCTCCTTCCATGGCTATAAGCCCCCAAGCTACAGCGAGGAGGAGGTCTGGGACCCTGTCAGCATGGACAGCAACCAATCTCTCCAGGCTCCCCCGGGGGTCCTAGCAGTCTGGAAGGAGGATTATGATATGGCCATCCACAACCAACTACTGGTCCAGACCACCTCCATCCACGTCCCTTATACACCAGTCCCCGCCTCTTACACCCCAGTCCCCGCCCCTTACTGCCAGGCTCCAGTGGAAGCCTTCCCGACTGCGTGGGAATGGCCAACAGCAAACCCCGACCAGCCGGAGCTTCTGGCCTTCCCGGGCACTGACTACAGCATGATGGTGGATCCCACCCCCGTACCGCCTCCGGACCAGCAGGCCCCGCCCCTATCATCCACCCAGGACTTCTACACGTGCGTGAACGTGCTGGGTGACAACGGACAAGTGCATCTGGTGCCCTGCCTGCCCAACCACCTGAAACACAGCCCCTACGTACAGCAGGAGGAGGAGCTAGAGGAAGGAGGGctggagaagagcagccagtTAGATGACTACCTGGCTAAGAAGATGGAGGCAGTAGCCAACGGGAGTGCTCCGGGAGAGACAGTGGTGGAGACAGAGAGTGTGGAGCAGAGTGAAATGGCTGTGCCTTTACTGCCTGGAAAACCTGACACACAGGGCAACAGGGTGTGA